One stretch of Glycine soja cultivar W05 chromosome 7, ASM419377v2, whole genome shotgun sequence DNA includes these proteins:
- the LOC114420187 gene encoding probable F-box protein At4g22030, with the protein MASLQTTATLSYSSSLRKVKDAIHVPKPARVTYSVPKVTRRKLQVEELINGSVDSTPLEKNAITTHIYEGLFSPSKKSNMATVQLYSILEAVADRIEMHKNICEQRNNWNTLLLNSINMITLTATAMAGVAAATSGDTTPLLALKLSSALLFSAATGMSLITNQIQPSQLTEEQRNATRLFKQLHTQIQNIIALGNPTEEDVKGSMEKVLALDRAYPLPLLGAMLDKFPEKYEPAVWWPSSQFQRRSRTQESNNGWSEDLEMEMREVIEVVKKKDIEDYERLGNIALKVNRSLAIAGPLLSGIAAVGTSFVGNGSWAALVPLMAGSLASVVNAFEHGGQIGMVFEMYRNCGGFFTLLEQTIQATLEEKNLDKRENGEVFEMKVAMKLGRSVSELRRLASKSASCCMKGITVDEFASKLF; encoded by the coding sequence ATGGCTTCTTTACAAACCACGGCTACACTCTCCTATTCTTCttctctaagaaaagtcaaagaCGCTATCCATGTCCCTAAACCTGCACGAGTGACTTATTCGGTTCCAAAAGTAACAAGAAGAAAGTTGCAGGTTGAGGAATTAATTAATGGATCAGTAGACTCAACCCCATTAGAGAAGAATGCCATCACCACACACATATATGAAGGTTTATTCAGCCCTAGCAAGAAGTCTAATATGGCCACTGTTCAACTCTATTCGATTCTGGAGGCAGTAGCTGACAGAATTGAAATGCACAAAAACATTTGCGAACAAAGAAACAACTGGAACACCCTTCTTCTAAACTCCATCAACATGATCACTCTCACTGCCACGGCCATGGCCGGTGTTGCTGCAGCCACCAGTGGTGACACTACACCGCTTTTGGCCCTTAAACTATCATCCGCTCTCTTGTTTTCTGCGGCCACTGGAATGTCACTTATCACGAACCAAATTCAGCCCTCACAACTCACTGAGGAGCAACGCAATGCTACAAGGTTGTTTAAACAGCTTCATACCCAAATCCAAAACATAATCGCTCTTGGAAATCCAACCGAAGAAGATGTGAAGGGTTCGATGGAGAAGGTGTTGGCACTTGATAGAGCTTACCCTCTGCCCTTGTTGGGAGCCATGCTTGATAAGTTTCCCGAAAAATATGAACCTGCTGTCTGGTGGCCTTCATCTCAGTTCCAAAGAAGAAGTAGAACACAAGAGAGTAATAATGGATGGAGTGAAGATCTAGAAATGGAAATGAGGGAAGTGATTGAGGTGGTAAAGAAGAAAGACATAGAGGACTATGAGAGGCTTGGGAACATAGCGTTGAAGGTAAACAGGAGTTTGGCGATTGCAGGGCCTCTATTGAGTGGCATAGCAGCGGTGGGGACTTCATTTGTGGGTAATGGATCGTGGGCGGCGTTAGTGCCTCTCATGGCTGGTTCATTAGCTTCAGTTGTTAATGCTTTTGAGCATGGTGGCCAAATAGGCATGGTCTTTGAAATGTACAGAAACTGTGGGGGATTCTTCACGCTTTTGGAACAGACTATTCAAGCTACACTTGAAGAGAAAAACTtggacaaaagagaaaatggtgaagtatttgaaatgaaGGTAGCAATGAAGTTGGGAAGAAGTGTTTCGGAGCTGAGACGACTTGCCTCAAAATCTGCTTCCTGTTGTATGAAAGGAATCACAGTAGATGAATTCGCCAGCAAGCTTTTCTAA
- the LOC114420188 gene encoding probable F-box protein At4g22030, whose protein sequence is MASLQTTSIFSSSSFSSSLRKVNASIHVPNPPRVTYSVPKAPTRKLQVEELINGSVDSTPLEKNAFTTHIYEGLFSPSKKSNMATVQLYSILEAVADRIEMHKNICEQRNNWNTLLLNSINMITLTATAMAGVAAATSGDTTPLLALKLSSALLFSAATGMSLITNQIQPSQLTEEQRNATRLFKQLHTQIQNIIALGNPTEEDVKGSMEKVLALDRAYPLPLLGAMLDKFPEKYEPAVWWPSSQFQRRSRTQESNNGWSEDLEMEMREVIEVVKKKDIEDYERLGNIALKVNRSLAIAGPLLSGIAAVGTSFVGNGSWAALVPLMAGSLASVVNAFEHGGQIGMVFEMYRNCGGFFTLLEQTIQATLEEKNLDKRENGEVFEMKVAMKLGRSVSELRRLASKSASCCMKGITVDEFASKLF, encoded by the coding sequence ATGGCTTCTTTACAAACCACATCTATATTCTCCTCttcatccttttcttcttctctaagaaaagtcaacgCTTCTATCCATGTCCCTAACCCTCCACGAGTGACTTATTCGGTTCCAAAAGCACCAACAAGAAAGTTGCAGGTTGAGGAATTAATTAATGGATCAGTAGATTCAACCCCATTAGAGAAGAATGCCTTCACCACACACATATATGAAGGTTTATTCAGCCCTAGCAAGAAGTCTAATATGGCCACTGTTCAACTCTATTCGATTCTGGAGGCAGTAGCTGACAGAATTGAAATGCACAAAAACATTTGCGAACAAAGAAACAACTGGAACACCCTTCTTCTAAATTCCATCAACATGATCACTCTCACTGCCACGGCCATGGCCGGTGTTGCTGCAGCCACCAGTGGTGACACTACACCGCTTTTGGCCCTTAAACTATCATCCGCTCTCTTGTTTTCTGCGGCCACTGGAATGTCACTTATCACGAACCAAATTCAGCCCTCACAACTCACTGAGGAGCAACGCAATGCTACAAGGTTGTTTAAACAGCTTCATACCCAAATCCAAAACATAATCGCTCTTGGAAATCCAACCGAAGAAGATGTGAAGGGTTCGATGGAGAAGGTGTTGGCACTTGATAGAGCTTACCCTCTGCCCTTGTTGGGAGCCATGCTTGATAAGTTTCCCGAAAAATATGAACCTGCTGTCTGGTGGCCTTCATCTCAGTTCCAAAGAAGAAGTAGAACACAAGAGAGTAATAATGGATGGAGTGAAGATCTAGAAATGGAAATGAGGGAAGTGATTGAGGTGGTAAAGAAGAAAGACATAGAGGACTATGAGAGGCTTGGGAACATAGCGTTGAAGGTAAACAGGAGTTTGGCGATTGCAGGGCCTCTATTGAGTGGCATAGCAGCGGTGGGGACTTCATTTGTGGGTAATGGATCGTGGGCGGCGTTAGTGCCTCTCATGGCTGGTTCATTAGCTTCAGTTGTTAATGCTTTTGAGCATGGTGGCCAAATAGGCATGGTCTTTGAAATGTACAGAAACTGTGGGGGATTCTTCACGCTTTTGGAACAGACTATTCAAGCTACACTTGAAGAGAAAAACTtggacaaaagagaaaatggtgaagtatttgaaatgaaGGTAGCAATGAAGTTGGGAAGAAGTGTTTCGGAGCTGAGACGACTTGCCTCAAAATCTGCTTCCTGTTGTATGAAAGGAATCACAGTAGATGAATTCGCCAGCAAGCTTTTCTAA
- the LOC114420189 gene encoding S-type anion channel SLAH4-like encodes MMGDTEIKPSVEVVICASMNNNNSANNHTLPTDITKSSQSHLPILTKLHAGYFFICLSFGAQALLWKSLSKHNKDSQTLWHGFNLMPSIAFLLLWCVALLTATTLSLLYVLKCIFHLDMVKEEFSHHVGVNCMYAPWISWLLMLQSAPIIVHSTSCYGVLCLAFSFVILLLDIKLYGQWFTTKKRFLSVVANPTSLVSVIGNLVSAQVVAEIGWKESALLMFSLGLVYYLIIFVTLYQRLTSGNQFPTVLRPTYLLFFAAPSMASLAWKSITGAFVTPSKMLLFLSLFLFMSQACRPAMFKKSMKRLNVTWWAYSFPLTFLGLACAEYAQEVKSGMASWLMLVICMVSVLVFIALMIITVLKIERLFHKNAPIMT; translated from the exons ATGATGGGTGACACTGAGATCAAACCATCAGTTGAAGTAGTCATATGTGCTTCCATGAACAATAACAATAGCGCAAACAACCACACCCTCCCAACCGACATCACCAAGTCATCACAATCACACTTACCAATCTTGACCAAGCTCCATGCTGGTTACTTTTTCATATGCCTTTCCTTTGGTGCACAAGCTTTGCTCTGGAAGAGTTTGAGTAAACACAACAAGGACTCACAAACTCTCTGGCATGGATTCAATTTGATGCCTTCCATTGCGTTTCTACTACTTTGGTGTGTGGCACTGCTCACTGCCACTACTTTGTCTTTACTTTACGTGCTCAAGTGCATCTTTCACTTGGACATGGTGAAGGAGGAGTTCTCACATCATGTTGGAGTGAACTGCATGTATGCTCCTTGGATTTCTTGGCTTCTCATGCTTCAATCAGCACCCATCATCGTTCATTCAACTTCTTGCTACGGAGTTCTTTGCTTGGCCTTTTCGTTTGTAATATTGCTGCTTGACATAAAACTATATGGACAATGGTTCACAACTAAAAAGAGGTTTCTGTCAGTTGTGGCAAACCCTACTAGCCTGGTGTCGGTTATAGGGAACTTGGTGTCTGCTCAAGTTGTTGCAGAAATTGGTTGGAAAGAGAGTGCACTTTTAATGTTCTCACTCGGATTGGtatattatctaattatatTTGTAACGCTGTATCAACGTCTGACAAGTGGCAATCAGTTTCCCACTGTGCTAAGGCCAACTTACTTGTTGTTTTTTGCTGCACCAAGCATGGCAAGTCTAGCCTGGAAATCCATCACAGGTGCTTTTGTCACCCCATCAAAGATGCTCCTCTTTCTgtctttattcctttttatgTCTCAG GCTTGCAGGCCAGCCATGTTCAAGAAATCCATGAAGAGGTTAAACGTTACATGGTGGGCGTATTCATTCCCTTTAACCTTCCTTGGACTAGCTTGTGCTGAATATGCTCAAGAGGTGAAAAGTGGCATGGCCTCTTGGTTAATGCTGGTTATATGTATGGTCTCCGTGCTGGTTTTTATTGCTTTGATGATCATCACTGTACTCAAAATTGAGAGACTGTTCCATAAAAATGCTCCCATTATGacttga